A genome region from bacterium Unc6 includes the following:
- a CDS encoding YgiT-type zinc finger domain-containing protein — protein MICDNCGKQDVHIRRVARTYGKGRDIFVIENVPIVICLHCGESYLEAETLHEIEHIKLHKKSFAVKRSVSVINFA, from the coding sequence ATGATTTGTGATAATTGTGGAAAACAAGATGTGCATATCCGCAGAGTTGCCAGGACATATGGCAAGGGTAGGGACATTTTTGTAATAGAAAATGTTCCTATTGTAATTTGTCTGCACTGCGGAGAAAGTTATCTTGAGGCCGAAACACTGCATGAAATTGAACATATTAAGTTGCACAAAAAGAGTTTTGCAGTTAAGCGTTCGGTTTCTGTTATCAATTTTGCTTAA